In Microvenator marinus, one genomic interval encodes:
- a CDS encoding peroxiredoxin family protein — MKFFHVQILLIVALVSTGGYLASKSWSLDESPAVMSAIEKLGGEWVGRPAPNFELQGIDGKTHRLADYRGQVIFLNFWASFCEPCREEMPSMENLVRQYADQGMVMVAISHDQKLEDMTGFMNQFLPGERSAMTLLWDPEVGTAPRYGTELIPETYIIDRQGRIVARFVSAYDWTRPEVKQLIEALIRSESNRMF, encoded by the coding sequence ATGAAATTCTTTCACGTACAAATTCTGCTTATCGTGGCCCTCGTTAGCACCGGCGGCTACCTCGCCTCAAAGTCTTGGAGCCTCGACGAAAGCCCTGCTGTGATGTCGGCTATCGAGAAGCTCGGTGGCGAGTGGGTCGGCAGGCCTGCGCCAAACTTTGAGCTTCAAGGTATTGATGGGAAGACGCATCGGCTGGCGGATTATCGTGGCCAGGTCATCTTCTTAAACTTCTGGGCGAGTTTTTGTGAGCCGTGCCGCGAGGAGATGCCAAGCATGGAGAACTTGGTCCGCCAGTACGCGGATCAAGGCATGGTCATGGTGGCGATTTCGCATGACCAAAAGCTCGAAGACATGACTGGATTCATGAACCAATTTCTCCCCGGAGAGCGAAGCGCCATGACCCTCTTATGGGATCCGGAGGTTGGAACGGCGCCACGCTACGGGACAGAGTTAATCCCCGAAACCTATATCATCGACCGTCAAGGCCGAATCGTTGCACGTTTTGTAAGCGCCTACGACTGGACGCGCCCCGAGGTCAAACAACTCATCGAAGCATTGATTCGGTCTGAGTCGAATCGCATGTTCTGA
- a CDS encoding thrombospondin type 3 repeat-containing protein: protein MNEKFPKGLGLLLMLALGSSSCFLDFESFPTEEGTTTPDAGDMNQPDQAEPDMGGDSGPEPDMAEDADMAEPSLAIGAACTESSECGGEKECLDGFCTQSCAEDACPEGSQCSATPGAAYCVASCELQECANESLSCVSASAEGLPTRLCLPDADADGTSDYEDNCPDDANPRQEDADADGVGDACDDAPLCFGPSVDGVLDFGPIDLGRENVALPHLINSPQIPLIGGQSQGLPSADVDFLDLRDGTLTPGQALHRGLYDARSFAFGTGYLATPGAALANDVQAGRFNRVSTTQTTPFEYFSRSVYEPHVLTLENGEIWVVGWQGPRPETSWQLMEYNRSNQTFTLRATGSFADRERWHVGRTQTQRGFFYHVSGVVMRIYFAEPNSGLSSRSWLLPDDLTHPFLVPGENGNFWVFDRLTGNAFRTDEFGTIVPVPELNQTWPAGATEFISMESSQSFVVLSRDTNSISGRVISLSCLPAAAGLDADADGVSDIIDNCREVENADQSDLDGDGFGDACDPDIDGDSIPNDADVVPDPNDELLTISRALDTDNDGVDNVDDPDIDGDGIPNETDRFPLDTDNDSIINALDPDDDGDGYSDSQENSTLGNSTNPLAFPNSGRIVWVKGEGNNRGVEYLELGTPDVTEVNVDDGPSLPRWHTASSLVVLNGAVGQTNEWSRVDLNSGIVSATTMPGELFGVDPASTGDPLDAIAATMNLDGEPSLVLANLLPSVSINPIFAGFETISEPDYNPLNGSVVYAGGDSCVGCLLPYRTISTITTLVTSLLEDVRSVRANQLQTIIVAKGTETATSAWRVTSSTAVEFVPPGIVEVQSAVGMDADTNVLVLGQTESGTSQIWLYNRRTSSWWLVHENPMPLRDIDWIR, encoded by the coding sequence ATGAATGAAAAATTTCCGAAGGGCCTAGGCCTTTTGCTCATGCTGGCGCTTGGTTCAAGCAGCTGCTTTTTAGACTTCGAGAGTTTTCCGACAGAGGAGGGCACAACCACTCCTGATGCCGGTGATATGAACCAGCCTGATCAGGCCGAACCGGATATGGGCGGAGATTCTGGTCCTGAGCCCGATATGGCCGAGGACGCCGATATGGCCGAGCCTTCGCTCGCCATTGGTGCTGCTTGCACAGAGAGCTCGGAATGTGGCGGTGAGAAAGAATGTCTCGACGGCTTTTGCACTCAGAGTTGCGCCGAGGATGCGTGTCCCGAAGGGTCGCAATGTTCTGCAACGCCGGGTGCTGCGTATTGTGTGGCGTCCTGCGAACTCCAGGAGTGCGCCAACGAGTCGCTCTCATGTGTGAGTGCAAGCGCTGAGGGGCTTCCAACAAGGCTCTGTTTGCCCGATGCCGACGCAGACGGAACTTCCGATTACGAAGATAATTGTCCGGATGATGCCAATCCAAGGCAGGAAGACGCCGATGCCGACGGGGTGGGCGATGCGTGTGATGACGCGCCGCTTTGCTTTGGTCCTTCGGTTGATGGTGTGCTCGATTTTGGCCCGATTGATCTGGGCCGCGAGAATGTGGCCCTACCTCATTTGATCAATTCTCCTCAAATCCCTTTGATCGGAGGCCAATCTCAGGGGTTGCCGAGCGCAGACGTAGACTTCTTGGACCTCAGGGACGGCACGCTGACGCCTGGACAGGCGCTACACCGTGGATTGTACGATGCACGCTCTTTTGCGTTCGGAACTGGTTATCTCGCAACGCCCGGCGCCGCCTTGGCAAACGATGTTCAAGCAGGCCGGTTCAATCGCGTATCCACCACTCAAACCACCCCGTTTGAGTACTTCTCTCGCAGCGTCTATGAGCCGCACGTCTTGACACTCGAAAATGGGGAGATTTGGGTCGTAGGTTGGCAGGGGCCGAGGCCAGAAACCAGCTGGCAACTCATGGAGTACAACCGTTCTAACCAGACCTTTACACTCAGAGCTACCGGCAGTTTCGCGGATCGTGAGCGTTGGCATGTTGGACGAACTCAGACCCAGCGCGGATTTTTCTACCACGTTTCCGGCGTGGTCATGCGGATCTACTTTGCCGAGCCGAATTCTGGCTTGAGCTCGCGCTCGTGGCTCTTACCCGACGACCTGACACATCCATTCCTAGTACCCGGCGAGAACGGGAACTTCTGGGTCTTTGATAGGCTCACCGGAAATGCATTTAGAACCGACGAGTTTGGCACGATTGTCCCTGTGCCAGAGCTCAATCAAACCTGGCCCGCGGGAGCGACCGAGTTCATCTCGATGGAGTCGAGCCAGAGTTTTGTGGTTCTGAGCCGTGATACGAATAGCATCAGCGGTCGTGTGATCTCGCTCTCGTGTTTGCCGGCCGCAGCCGGTCTAGATGCCGATGCCGACGGCGTCTCTGATATCATCGACAATTGTCGCGAAGTAGAAAACGCGGACCAATCCGACCTCGACGGTGATGGTTTTGGTGACGCGTGTGACCCGGATATTGATGGTGATAGCATTCCGAACGATGCCGACGTGGTTCCCGATCCGAACGACGAGCTTTTGACCATCTCACGCGCACTCGATACCGATAATGATGGCGTCGATAATGTGGACGATCCTGATATCGATGGTGATGGGATCCCGAATGAAACAGATAGATTCCCACTCGATACCGATAATGACAGCATCATCAATGCGCTCGACCCAGACGACGATGGCGATGGCTATTCCGATTCCCAAGAGAACAGTACGCTTGGAAATTCTACCAACCCGCTCGCCTTCCCGAATTCAGGGCGAATTGTCTGGGTCAAAGGCGAGGGGAACAATCGAGGCGTTGAGTATCTCGAACTCGGAACCCCGGACGTGACCGAAGTCAACGTGGACGATGGTCCTTCTTTGCCGAGGTGGCACACAGCAAGTTCACTCGTCGTGTTGAATGGCGCGGTGGGTCAGACCAACGAATGGTCGCGCGTGGACCTCAACAGTGGGATAGTGAGCGCAACCACGATGCCAGGCGAGCTCTTCGGTGTGGACCCAGCTTCGACTGGCGACCCACTCGACGCGATTGCTGCAACGATGAACCTCGACGGCGAGCCGTCGCTCGTGCTCGCCAATCTGCTCCCAAGCGTGTCGATCAACCCAATCTTTGCGGGTTTTGAAACCATCAGTGAGCCAGATTATAACCCCCTCAATGGGTCCGTGGTATACGCCGGTGGTGATTCGTGTGTGGGATGTCTGCTACCGTATCGAACCATTTCAACCATCACCACCCTGGTCACGTCGTTGCTTGAGGACGTGCGTAGCGTGCGGGCAAACCAGCTCCAAACTATCATCGTCGCCAAAGGTACTGAAACCGCCACGAGCGCGTGGCGCGTGACTTCGAGCACAGCAGTGGAGTTTGTGCCCCCGGGAATCGTTGAGGTGCAATCCGCAGTGGGCATGGACGCGGACACGAATGTTCTGGTGCTCGGGCAAACTGAGAGTGGCACAAGTCAAATCTGGTTGTATAACCGTCGAACGAGTTCATGGTGGTTGGTTCACGAGAATCCAATGCCACTTAGGGATATAGACTGGATTAGATAA